The Campylobacterota bacterium genome window below encodes:
- a CDS encoding VWA domain-containing protein — MSVLSPLWLLALVIVPAYAWMVRRFGWHTQGWLLFAVAMLILALSRPVLPEKPVTVEERGSDVILAVDVSYSMRGTDIAPTRLDAAKRILGAVVRADRRDRFGVLAHTTSAIVLSPLTKDTELLLHLFASLDESQIITKGTNVMSALELARKMSHAKRPLVVLLTDGGDELSYEKEAAFAAENGLKVCVVILASSQGSTLPADEGSLKDEEGHLVVSSRNDAIGLIAEQSGGRVIEGADASAVSEWIERERGDDFAGSTTIARYRELYYVPLALALLAFVAAFTRIGEKLSAKGMMLLALIGVGANAGVLDYPYMAAGKYAYVQGEYERAASWYGRPDSPEAKYNRACSLYKAGKYSEALAQFRAIRSGDALLKSKIYYNIGNCQIRLKEFENARNSLLKSLTLRYTKEADDNLRAIAGVEEQKTLNVRKEKNDKFSADENKPTGEGKKGKEGGGSNMQTDIASSGAGDAQKKSEGDPRFSTSQGKAQLGSKQYELINQRSVHETKPW; from the coding sequence ATGAGCGTTCTCTCTCCCCTCTGGCTTTTGGCGCTCGTCATCGTTCCGGCGTATGCGTGGATGGTCCGCCGCTTTGGGTGGCATACGCAAGGGTGGCTCCTGTTTGCCGTGGCGATGCTGATCCTCGCGCTGTCGCGCCCCGTCCTCCCCGAAAAACCGGTCACCGTCGAAGAGCGCGGCAGCGACGTGATCCTGGCCGTGGACGTATCGTATTCGATGCGGGGAACCGACATTGCCCCCACGCGGCTGGATGCGGCGAAGCGCATCCTCGGTGCCGTCGTCCGCGCCGATCGGCGCGACCGTTTCGGGGTGCTGGCCCATACGACGAGCGCGATCGTCCTCTCCCCGCTCACCAAGGATACCGAACTGCTGCTGCACCTCTTTGCGTCCCTGGACGAATCGCAGATCATCACCAAGGGGACGAACGTGATGAGCGCCCTTGAACTCGCGCGGAAAATGTCGCACGCCAAACGCCCTTTGGTGGTCCTTCTTACCGACGGGGGGGATGAACTCTCCTATGAAAAGGAGGCGGCGTTCGCCGCGGAGAACGGCCTCAAAGTGTGCGTCGTGATCCTCGCTTCGTCGCAGGGGAGCACCCTCCCCGCCGATGAAGGATCGCTCAAAGACGAAGAGGGGCACCTCGTCGTCAGCTCCCGCAACGACGCGATCGGCTTGATCGCCGAGCAAAGCGGGGGGCGGGTGATCGAAGGAGCCGACGCGTCGGCGGTGTCGGAGTGGATCGAGCGGGAGCGGGGGGACGATTTCGCGGGGTCGACGACGATAGCGCGTTACCGGGAACTTTATTACGTCCCCCTCGCGCTCGCCTTGTTGGCGTTTGTTGCGGCGTTCACCCGTATCGGCGAAAAGCTTTCGGCAAAAGGGATGATGCTGCTCGCGCTGATCGGGGTCGGGGCCAACGCCGGGGTGCTCGATTACCCGTACATGGCCGCCGGAAAATATGCGTACGTTCAGGGGGAGTACGAGCGCGCGGCCTCATGGTACGGCCGGCCCGATTCGCCGGAGGCGAAGTACAACCGAGCCTGTTCGCTGTACAAGGCGGGGAAATATTCCGAGGCCCTCGCGCAGTTTCGTGCCATCCGTTCGGGTGATGCGCTATTGAAGTCGAAAATCTACTACAACATCGGAAACTGCCAGATCCGGCTCAAAGAGTTCGAAAACGCCCGCAATTCGCTGCTCAAATCGCTGACGCTGCGCTACACCAAAGAAGCCGACGACAATCTCCGCGCGATTGCGGGGGTGGAGGAACAGAAAACGTTGAATGTCCGCAAGGAAAAAAACGACAAATTCTCCGCCGATGAGAACAAGCCGACGGGCGAAGGTAAAAAAGGGAAAGAGGGGGGCGGATCGAACATGCAAACCGACATCGCCTCCTCCGGTGCGGGGGATGCCCAGAAAAAGTCGGAGGGGGACCCCCGTTTTTCGACGTCGCAGGGAAAAGCGCAGCTGGGCTCGAAGCAATACGAACTGATCAACCAAAGGAGTGTGCATGAAACGAAACCCTGGTAG
- a CDS encoding VWA domain-containing protein yields MNIWSFEYPWAFALLIPVLYCLYRCKIATVRRYFPHLHFFGRPGRWRNLDWLLKVLAVTLMVAALAGPVVTDFSDPRNRNGIDIVLSIDGSGSMNASGFAQGESRATRFEVVQKIASEFVMKRREDNVGVVLFGDFAFIATPVTYEKEIIAEMIGYLGFGMAGQNTAIGEGVAQGVRALQGSKAKSKVIVLLTDGEHNSGAISPKEAVSMVRKAGIRLYTIGIGERGEYDSKLLAQMAQEGGGEYFTAANEKELEGVYERIDTLERSRIKSAEHTFAEPYFQWPLAGALALILWMMNKRRVRG; encoded by the coding sequence ATGAATATCTGGTCATTCGAATACCCGTGGGCCTTTGCGCTCCTGATACCGGTTCTGTACTGCCTTTATCGCTGCAAAATCGCGACGGTGCGGCGCTATTTTCCCCATCTTCATTTTTTCGGCAGACCGGGCAGATGGCGTAATCTTGACTGGCTGCTGAAAGTGCTGGCGGTGACGCTGATGGTTGCCGCCCTCGCCGGCCCCGTCGTGACCGATTTTTCCGATCCGCGCAACCGCAACGGGATCGACATCGTCCTCTCCATCGACGGGAGCGGGTCGATGAACGCGTCGGGGTTTGCACAGGGGGAGAGTCGCGCGACCCGGTTTGAGGTGGTGCAGAAGATCGCGTCGGAGTTCGTGATGAAACGGCGCGAGGACAACGTCGGGGTGGTGCTGTTCGGGGATTTTGCGTTCATCGCGACTCCCGTAACGTATGAAAAAGAGATCATCGCCGAGATGATCGGTTACCTTGGCTTCGGGATGGCGGGGCAGAACACGGCCATCGGCGAGGGGGTGGCGCAGGGGGTTCGTGCGTTGCAGGGGTCCAAAGCCAAATCCAAAGTGATCGTGCTGCTCACCGACGGCGAACACAACAGCGGCGCGATCTCCCCGAAAGAGGCGGTGTCGATGGTGCGCAAAGCGGGAATCCGGCTTTACACGATCGGGATCGGGGAGAGGGGCGAATACGATTCGAAACTCCTCGCGCAAATGGCGCAAGAGGGAGGCGGGGAATATTTCACCGCGGCGAATGAAAAGGAACTCGAAGGGGTTTATGAGCGGATCGATACGCTGGAACGTTCACGGATCAAGAGTGCCGAACATACCTTTGCCGAACCCTATTTCCAGTGGCCGCTCGCGGGAGCGCTGGCGCTGATACTCTGGATGATGAATAAGCGGAGGGTACGCGGATGA
- a CDS encoding pentapeptide repeat-containing protein, which yields MLALLMGVSLGAYDAAHVKKALEEKECIGCDLRGADLRDIDFSGGDLSRSDLSGADLRKSVFVMCSIDDANLSRAKAEEAIFWKGSLERGDLRYLSARGANFKGTHLAHSDLSHADLRGTKSWKADFTGAKLEETDFRDAELGDAKFIRTDLRRSKLKNALLWQTKFSETVMSKAQCAQAKKEEALLDANVTCR from the coding sequence ATGTTGGCTCTTTTGATGGGGGTCTCTTTGGGTGCGTACGATGCGGCCCATGTGAAAAAAGCGCTGGAGGAGAAAGAGTGCATCGGGTGCGATCTGCGCGGAGCGGATCTGCGCGACATCGATTTCAGCGGAGGGGATCTCAGCCGAAGCGACCTCTCGGGTGCCGATCTGCGCAAAAGCGTCTTTGTGATGTGCTCGATCGATGACGCCAACCTCAGCCGTGCCAAAGCCGAAGAAGCGATTTTCTGGAAAGGGTCGTTGGAACGGGGCGATCTGCGCTACCTGAGCGCTCGCGGAGCCAATTTCAAAGGAACGCATCTCGCCCACAGTGATCTAAGCCATGCCGACCTGCGAGGGACGAAGAGCTGGAAAGCCGATTTTACCGGGGCGAAACTGGAGGAGACCGATTTTAGGGATGCGGAGCTGGGGGATGCGAAATTCATCCGTACCGATCTGCGCCGTAGCAAGCTTAAAAACGCGCTGTTGTGGCAGACCAAATTTTCCGAGACGGTAATGAGCAAAGCGCAGTGCGCTCAGGCAAAAAAAGAGGAAGCGTTGCTGGATGCGAACGTAACGTGCCGCTGA
- a CDS encoding thioredoxin family protein yields MILKTFVWAMLFTGLWAGNIQNDDAFKAAVSSMGKSDKLVLMIYTADDCPECAYMKKKVFHDPKVEQYLNTNYVIVEKNVQRDKLPDGYDYFGIPTMFFIDKSGHKKETLIGSKRAPEFAKELHRIRGMK; encoded by the coding sequence ATGATATTGAAAACTTTTGTATGGGCGATGCTGTTCACTGGCTTATGGGCTGGGAATATTCAAAACGATGACGCGTTTAAAGCTGCAGTGTCGTCGATGGGGAAAAGCGACAAGCTGGTGCTGATGATCTATACCGCCGACGACTGCCCCGAATGTGCTTACATGAAGAAAAAAGTATTTCACGATCCGAAAGTAGAACAATATCTGAATACGAATTACGTGATCGTCGAAAAAAACGTCCAGCGCGACAAACTCCCCGACGGGTATGATTATTTCGGGATACCGACGATGTTTTTCATCGATAAAAGCGGCCATAAAAAAGAGACGCTCATCGGGAGCAAAAGGGCGCCGGAATTTGCCAAAGAGCTGCATCGTATCCGGGGGATGAAATGA
- the chrA gene encoding chromate efflux transporter — translation MKVLEILWRFFLLGLISFGGPAAHIGYFRAAFVDKLRWLDDAAYARLVALSQFLPGPASSQVGFAIGLERAGLAGAIAAFVGFTLPSFVLMVTLAALPIEPTPLISGIIHGLKLFAVVVVADAVLSMYRSFCTSAATAALTVGSAAALWLFPSLATQMIVLIAAALAGTVFLRTSLYAPVLPIRVSYAPLILFAALFALVPFFTDVSAWIALFNTFFQSGSLVFGGGHVVLPLLQHALGDAISTERFLSGYAAAQAVPGPMFSLAAFLGADLAASSPLSGAAVATLAIFLPGFLLVLGLYRGWEALARRPRIAAAVAGLNAAVTGILLAALYDPVFTSAVAGAADMALVVTGFFLLRTRKMPIFALLPIFAIIGIFL, via the coding sequence GTGAAAGTGCTGGAGATACTGTGGCGGTTTTTCCTGTTGGGGCTGATCAGTTTCGGCGGTCCCGCCGCCCACATCGGCTATTTCCGAGCCGCCTTTGTCGACAAACTCCGCTGGCTGGACGACGCCGCATATGCGCGCCTCGTCGCACTCAGCCAGTTTCTCCCGGGTCCCGCTTCAAGCCAAGTCGGTTTTGCGATCGGATTGGAGCGGGCGGGATTGGCCGGAGCAATTGCCGCATTCGTCGGGTTCACCCTCCCCTCCTTCGTCCTGATGGTCACCCTCGCTGCACTGCCGATCGAACCGACGCCGCTTATTTCGGGGATTATCCACGGCCTCAAACTCTTCGCCGTCGTTGTGGTCGCCGATGCGGTTCTCTCGATGTACCGCTCGTTTTGTACCTCCGCGGCAACGGCGGCCCTCACGGTAGGAAGTGCGGCCGCACTGTGGCTGTTCCCCTCGCTTGCGACCCAGATGATCGTACTGATCGCGGCTGCGCTGGCGGGAACTGTGTTTCTGCGCACCTCCCTTTACGCCCCTGTTCTCCCGATCCGCGTCTCGTACGCGCCGCTGATCCTTTTTGCCGCTCTTTTCGCCCTCGTGCCGTTTTTCACCGATGTTTCGGCATGGATCGCCCTCTTCAACACCTTTTTCCAAAGCGGCAGCCTCGTCTTCGGGGGGGGACACGTCGTCCTTCCCCTCTTGCAGCACGCTTTGGGAGATGCGATCTCGACGGAACGTTTTCTGTCCGGCTACGCCGCGGCGCAGGCAGTACCGGGACCGATGTTTAGCCTCGCCGCGTTTCTGGGTGCCGATCTCGCCGCTTCCTCTCCGCTGTCGGGGGCGGCGGTCGCGACGCTGGCGATCTTCCTTCCCGGATTTCTCCTCGTACTGGGGCTTTACCGGGGGTGGGAAGCCCTTGCCCGGCGTCCCCGCATCGCCGCAGCCGTAGCGGGGCTAAATGCCGCCGTAACAGGCATCTTGCTGGCGGCTCTTTATGATCCGGTTTTTACCAGCGCGGTCGCCGGCGCAGCCGACATGGCCCTTGTCGTCACCGGATTTTTTCTTTTACGTACACGCAAAATGCCGATCTTTGCGTTGTTACCCATATTCGCTATTATCGGAATATTTCTATAA
- a CDS encoding metalloregulator ArsR/SmtB family transcription factor, protein MLDMEQKLKIFKALSNETRFLIFKNVFTGGYTCSLDKKQPGVEVNPIATCVSTIAEHFNFSLPTISAHIKELKEAKIITVEKKGNKVYIEPNIETIREMAGCFTTLVKNFDENRELFFDDKLALK, encoded by the coding sequence ATGCTCGATATGGAACAAAAACTCAAAATCTTTAAAGCATTGAGCAATGAGACCCGTTTTCTGATTTTTAAAAACGTTTTTACGGGAGGGTATACGTGCTCCCTGGACAAAAAACAGCCCGGTGTCGAAGTCAATCCGATCGCGACGTGTGTCAGTACCATCGCGGAGCACTTCAACTTTTCGCTCCCGACGATCTCGGCCCATATCAAAGAACTCAAAGAGGCAAAGATCATTACCGTAGAGAAAAAAGGGAACAAAGTCTATATTGAACCCAACATCGAGACGATCCGTGAGATGGCGGGGTGTTTTACGACGCTGGTCAAAAACTTCGACGAAAACCGTGAACTGTTTTTCGATGACAAGCTGGCACTCAAATAA
- a CDS encoding DsrE family protein has protein sequence MTIIILNHQPYDGSDVTWNALRLAKTLHKSGEKVNLFLMNDAVDLARDIIQKPESYDHDLVETVKKLHAEGVAVQACGTCNARCGLFKNAPYFDESVSSTMQILADWVIQSDKVLTF, from the coding sequence ATGACAATTATTATTCTAAACCACCAGCCCTACGACGGATCGGACGTGACGTGGAACGCGTTACGTCTGGCAAAAACCCTCCACAAAAGCGGCGAGAAAGTCAACCTCTTTTTGATGAATGACGCCGTCGATCTGGCACGTGATATTATCCAAAAACCCGAGAGCTACGATCACGATCTGGTCGAGACGGTCAAAAAGCTCCATGCCGAAGGGGTCGCGGTCCAAGCGTGCGGCACCTGCAACGCCCGTTGCGGTCTCTTTAAAAACGCCCCCTATTTCGACGAATCGGTCTCCTCTACGATGCAGATTCTTGCCGACTGGGTCATCCAAAGCGATAAAGTATTAACGTTTTAA
- the dsbD gene encoding protein-disulfide reductase DsbD, with translation MKYFLFVVLFFNTLIFAEPKFLMPEEAFKASAHMKKRCTASVTIELGKDIYLYHSKITAKVLEKNSGIIIDRLVLPDPVDHDGEKVYTTSPTFDIPLVKIKEMNDIVPITLVIGYQGCSEQGLCYEPMESKFTFEIETAKLPLKATNKEPAQSPIHVSETDRITQSFIEGNVPLILLTFFTFGLLLSLTPCIFPMIPILSSIIVAQGKNMNAKRGFLLSLVYVLSMSVAYTIAGVLAGLFGGNLQIAMQNPWVISTFALLFVGLAISMFGFFKIGLPSSWQTRLTKSSEEASAKGGYLGVAIMGFLSALIVGPCVAPPLAGALVYIGQSGNALLGGAALFVLSIGMGIPLLLIGTGAGRYMPRPGGWMDTVSHIFGVVMLAIAIWMLSRIIAPSLTMILWAALLIIISIYLGALEPLHGRHKGMKAFAKGVGIITLVYGLMLFYGGVKGEENLLSPLGSNAATSAVAAPTETTLSFQTIHSSEELDTLLAQSKGKKVMLDFYADWCSSCKELDEITFKDPQVIASLKDYVLVRADVTADTESEKALTKRFGLFGPPAMIFFDENGQTVQGADLIGYKDPQNFITHINALETK, from the coding sequence ATGAAATATTTTCTATTTGTTGTATTGTTTTTCAATACCCTGATATTCGCCGAACCCAAATTTCTGATGCCCGAAGAGGCATTCAAAGCTTCAGCACACATGAAAAAACGGTGCACCGCATCGGTAACCATCGAGTTGGGCAAAGATATCTATCTCTACCACTCCAAAATCACGGCCAAAGTTCTGGAAAAAAACAGCGGGATCATCATCGACCGCCTCGTCCTCCCCGATCCCGTCGATCACGACGGTGAAAAAGTGTACACCACGTCACCGACTTTCGATATCCCTTTGGTGAAAATCAAAGAGATGAACGACATTGTCCCGATCACCCTCGTTATCGGCTATCAGGGGTGTTCCGAGCAGGGGTTATGCTATGAGCCGATGGAGTCCAAATTTACCTTTGAGATTGAAACTGCAAAGCTTCCGCTCAAAGCAACGAATAAGGAACCTGCCCAAAGCCCGATCCATGTTTCCGAAACCGACCGAATCACCCAGAGTTTCATTGAGGGGAACGTACCTCTGATTCTCCTCACCTTTTTCACTTTCGGTCTGCTCCTCTCTCTGACGCCGTGTATTTTCCCGATGATCCCGATCCTCTCTTCGATCATCGTCGCTCAGGGGAAAAACATGAACGCCAAGCGGGGCTTTCTCCTTTCACTCGTTTATGTCCTCTCGATGTCAGTTGCCTACACGATCGCGGGAGTATTGGCGGGATTGTTCGGCGGAAATCTGCAAATCGCGATGCAAAATCCGTGGGTTATCTCGACGTTTGCGCTACTTTTTGTGGGACTGGCGATCTCGATGTTCGGATTTTTCAAAATCGGCCTCCCCTCATCATGGCAGACCCGTCTGACAAAATCTTCCGAAGAGGCCAGTGCCAAGGGGGGCTATCTTGGCGTTGCAATCATGGGCTTTTTATCGGCGCTCATCGTCGGTCCCTGCGTCGCCCCTCCTCTGGCCGGGGCGCTCGTCTATATCGGTCAAAGCGGCAACGCACTGCTGGGGGGTGCGGCATTGTTCGTCCTGAGTATCGGGATGGGGATTCCTCTACTGCTGATCGGTACGGGTGCGGGCAGATACATGCCGCGACCCGGCGGATGGATGGACACGGTATCGCATATCTTCGGCGTCGTGATGCTCGCCATTGCCATCTGGATGCTCAGCCGCATCATCGCTCCCTCCCTCACGATGATTCTGTGGGCGGCATTGCTCATCATTATCTCCATCTATCTTGGGGCACTGGAACCGCTACACGGCCGCCACAAAGGGATGAAAGCATTTGCCAAAGGAGTGGGAATCATCACTCTCGTATACGGTCTGATGCTCTTTTACGGCGGGGTGAAGGGCGAAGAGAACCTTCTCTCACCGCTCGGAAGCAATGCGGCGACAAGTGCGGTTGCCGCACCGACCGAAACTACTCTGTCATTTCAAACTATTCACTCTTCCGAAGAACTCGATACCTTGCTAGCTCAGAGCAAAGGGAAAAAAGTGATGCTCGACTTCTACGCCGACTGGTGCAGTTCGTGCAAAGAACTCGATGAAATCACGTTCAAAGACCCGCAAGTAATCGCATCGCTCAAAGACTACGTTTTGGTACGCGCCGACGTCACTGCCGACACCGAATCCGAAAAAGCGCTAACCAAACGCTTCGGGCTGTTTGGCCCTCCGGCGATGATCTTTTTTGATGAGAACGGACAAACGGTCCAAGGTGCCGATCTTATCGGTTACAAAGACCCGCAAAACTTTATCACCCATATCAACGCACTGGAGACCAAATGA
- a CDS encoding DUF255 domain-containing protein, translating into MKKIILTLLFLTASLFAELDWAPSYEQGLAQAKKEHKIVMLMFSKRTCKMCNVMKTKVYENDEVAEYVKNFFVPVEIDIEVHPDKYGYAVFGTPTYYFLDSNSKQIGRMMVGGASVEGFLQKLKDVKQGK; encoded by the coding sequence ATGAAAAAAATCATCCTTACCCTGCTGTTCCTCACCGCATCCCTGTTCGCCGAACTCGATTGGGCCCCTTCGTACGAGCAGGGATTGGCCCAAGCCAAAAAAGAGCACAAAATCGTCATGCTGATGTTCTCGAAAAGAACCTGCAAGATGTGCAACGTGATGAAAACCAAAGTCTACGAAAATGACGAAGTCGCCGAATACGTCAAAAACTTTTTCGTCCCCGTCGAGATCGATATCGAGGTGCATCCCGACAAATACGGCTATGCGGTTTTCGGCACGCCGACCTATTATTTTCTGGATTCGAACAGCAAACAGATCGGCCGGATGATGGTCGGCGGAGCGAGTGTAGAGGGATTTTTGCAAAAGCTCAAAGACGTAAAGCAGGGCAAGTAA